One region of Xyrauchen texanus isolate HMW12.3.18 chromosome 11, RBS_HiC_50CHRs, whole genome shotgun sequence genomic DNA includes:
- the LOC127651509 gene encoding zinc finger protein OZF-like isoform X2 — protein sequence MTANQTFSLCFDKSFKYPVSGVLLSFCVEMLKMSLQVDLMCCKSVGTDLSMLDIDDLMTEISQLKKEVALLEAKLRERGDPLNGEELEKVSCQSSVCVTDGTSTECQDSVWSVRDQRSRDTQDSELSLTLLCYTDAQESVCDSNQGDQTSTESLASVCNAGEQQMLQIPLKMCSVKLLDCRNLMEMRGETTAEEQHDDHHEDDEDDVQHDDDDDFLPSDRNSGSCSDGETTSTSKECLKAQSLSCITCQKTFSSKGHLVRHERKHTEQKFFKCRRCGSSFSTSKERNFHTKVHRGKKLYHCDQCGKFSSTTPYNLKAHMRIHCVEKPFQCSECDKCFSFKGVLVAHKRIHTGEKPYKCPHCEKRFNHKPHLKKHVRVHTNERPYQCSECGKTFTRIDYLKSHQKIHSEEKHYQCSLCDKRFRQKANLIVHERMHTGEKPYLCSHCGKRFYAPGQLSIHLRVHTGEKPYNCSDCGKSFSRHDTFANHQRTHTGERPYNCTQCDKTFARQGTLKTHQRVHTREKPYSCSICGERFAYLGSFNTHQNKHAKDQESL from the exons ATGACAGCAAACCAAACGTTTTCTCTTTGTTTTGACAAGAGCTTTAAATATCCTGTTTCAGGAGTCTTATTGAGTTTTTGTGTTGAGATGTTGAAGATGAGTTTGCAGGTGGATTTGAtgtgctgtaaatcagtaggaactgatctgtccatgctggatattgatgatttgatgacagaaatctctcagctgaagaaagaggtggcGTTACTGGAGGCAAAGCTGAGGGAAAGAGGAGATCCATTGAACGGAGAG gagctggagaaggtttcctgtcaatcttcagtgtgtgtgactgatgggacctccacagaatgtcaggattcagtgtggagcgtcAGAgatcagagatccagagacacacaggactcagagCTCagcctcactttactctgttataCTGACgctcaggagagtgtgtgtgacagtaatcagggtgatcaaacctccacagagtctctggcttctgtctgtaacgctggagaacagcagatgctgcagataccattgaagatgtgttcagtgaagctgctggactgcaggaacctgatggagatgagaggagaaaccacagcagaggaacagcATGATGATCACCATgaagatgatgaggatgatgttcaacatgatgacgatgatgatttTCTGCCTTCAG ATAGAAACAGTGGTTCATGTTCAGATGGAGAAACAACTTCTACATCAAAAGAGTGTCTGAAAGCACAAAGTCTTTCCTGCATCACCTGTCAGAAGACATTCAGCTCAAAGGGACATTTAGTGAGACATGAAAGAAAACACACAGAACAGAAATTCTTCAAATGCAGGAGATGTGGAAGCAGCTTTTCTACATCAAAAGAGAGGAACTTTCATACAAAAGTGCACAGAGGAAAGAAGCTGTACCACTGTGATCAGTGCGGGAAGTTTTCTTCTACCACTCCTTATAATCTAAAAGCTCACATGAGGATACATTGTGTCGAAAAGCCTTTTCAATGCAGTGAGTGTGACAAGTGTTTCAGCTTTAAAGGAGTTCTTGTTGCTCATAAGAGAATACACACGGGAGAGAAACCGTACAAGTGTCCTCACTGTGAGAAGAGATTCAACCACAAGCCCCATCTGAAAAAACATGTCCGTGTGCACACCAATGAGAGGCCGTATCAGTGCAGTGAATGTGGGAAAACATTTACACGAATAGATTATCTAAAGTCTCATCAGAAAATACACTCTGAGGAGAAACACTATCAATGTTCACTGTGTGATAAACGTTTCCGTCAGAAAGCTAATCTGATAGTCCATGAGAGAatgcacactggagagaaaccttacctcTGCTCTCACTGTGGAAAGAGATTTTATGCTCCGGGTCAGTTGAGCATTCATCTGAGAGTGCACACGGGAGAAAAACCTTATAACTGTAGCgattgtgggaagagtttcagtcGACACGATACCTTTGCAAATCACCAGAGGACACATACTGGAGAAAGACCTTACAATTGCACTCAGTGTGACAAAACGTTTGCTCGACAAGGTACCTTGAAAACCCATCAGAGAGTGCACACAAGAGAGAAACCTTACAGCTGCTCCATCTGCGGGGAGAGATTTGCTTATTTAGGAAGTTTTAATACTCATCAGAACAAACATGCTAAAGATCAAGAATCATTATAG